The sequence ATATGAAGATTAGATTTTTGGAAATTGACCGCCATAAGATAAGCTTCATCCCCTGCGATATACACGTCGGTCAGTTGATTTTTTCCGTCTGAAACTACCACCGCTCCTGTGCTCTTTTTTCCATAACCGTTGGATATAACGCCAATTTTTAACCCTCGCCGCGCCAGAAGTTCAGCAAGAAATTCCACCAGCGGCGTTTTCCCCGAACCGCCGACGGACAGGCTCCCAACGCCAATTATAAAAGTGTTACAACGCAGGGATTTAAAAATCCGGAAATCGTATAACTTGTTCCGAAATTGCGCCGCTATCCCAAACAGTAACGAAAGTGGAAAGAAAACAACATGCGAAACAGATCTAATGAAGGGATTTTTCCATTCGACTATGGCTTTGATGACCATGGAGGCTTAATTCTAGTTTATTTTGTAATTCTGTCATTTCAATTTCCGACGATTCCCGACGTAATGTCAAAGGATCAGAAAATATCATTTCACAACGAGAAAAAGGTATTGGCAATACCGCCCTATCCCAACTCTTTAATTGCCAATGACTGCTGTATTTGACATGAATGGCGATCAACGGCTTTTCGGAGTAACGAGCCACATGCAAAGCGCCGGGTTTTATAATCTCGGGAGGGCCTTTCGGACCGTCCGGCGTGATCAAGATGGTCTGATCCGCTTTCAAGCTTCTCTCCAAATGCAGCAAGGACGAAAAACCGCCTTCGCTGCTGGAGCCTTCAACAACATTGAAATGAAATGCCTTCAGAACCGACTGCAGCATTTTTCCGTCTTTACTTCCACTTACCAAGGCGGTAATCGAACTAGTCTTGCTAAAACGTAAAAGGTAAGCAATTACAGCAAATATGTGCCGATGCCAGAATATCAAAATCCCGTTTTCTGGAATTTTTCCAATGGAAATCCCAAAACGAAGTGTCCGGAACCACAAAAAAATAACAACGGGCGCCGTTATTTTGAAAAACCATGTTAAAAAAAACCGTTTCACGCAAAAAATATACGAAAGAAAACAGATGCATCAAAAAGCTTTTTAAAGCAATCAAATCGCTTGACTTTTAGATTTAATATCTATATTATTCGCCACCTTAAACCGCGGGGTGGAGCAGCCTGGTAGCTCGTCGGGCTCATAACCCGAAGGTCGTAGGTTCAAATCCTGCCCCCGCTACTAAATATATCTCTGGCGGGTTAGCTCAGCTGGTAGAGCAGCGGAATCATAATCCGCGTGTCGGCGGTTCAAGCCCGTCACCCGCTACCAAAATTGTAAACCCCTCGAATTCGAGGGGTTTTTTATTTTCTGATCCTCCCAGCGCTGGGTTTTTACTATCATAACTTCCCTTGGCGACAAGGCGTATTCCAATAAAGTGAGATTTTTTTTCTTGTAATATTTGAGTGAAATCAATACTTTTGTCAGCCTATCTGAATCGACTTCTTTTTTTCAACCCTATTCGGGTACGTTTGAAAATCAAGAAAAGAATAATCACCATGCGCTTCTGGTTCTTCTTATTATGCGCCTTATCGAATTTTGCAATAGCACAAAACTTCATTACTTATTCTGTTGAAGCAGGATTGGCGCAATCCCAGGTAAACTCAATCTGGCAGGATCGTTCCGGCTATCTCTGGCTGGGCACATACGGCGGTGGCGTGAGCCGTTTTGACGGATCGCGCTTCAAGACTTTCGGCGTCGTGGATGGATTACCCGATAATACTGTGTATTCAATTTGTGAGGATAAGAACGGCAATCTGTGGTTCGGAACATACAACGGGATGTCCAAATTCGACGGATCAACTTTTACGAATTATTCTATCAAGGACGGGCTCCCGAACAAACATATTTTTCGAATAATAAAAGATCGTAACCATGTCATTTGGATAGGGACCGGCGTTGGGGTTAGCCGACTTGACGGCAGTACATTCACAAATTACAACGACAAAGACGGTCTTACCGGTGGAGCCGTTCACGCGATCCTGGAAGACAAAGATGGCCAGATGTGGTTCGGAACTGAAAAGTCCGGCGTTTTTAGATACGATGGTTCCCGCTTTATTCAAATCGCCGGCGAGTCAGAGCTTGGCGACAATTATGTAAATTGCCTGGCGCAGGACAGCATAGGCATTATCTGGATCGGTACCTACGCAGGAGGCTTAGCGTCTTATGACGGAAAAAAATTCAACAGATATCCGCAGTTTAGCAGTACAGTATGGGCTGTATTGACAGATCGAGACAATCATATGTGGATTGGAACACGTGATGGCCTGATTCACTATGATTACAAAACACACGTAACTTATACAATGGATAACGGGCTTGGAAATAACAGTGTTTGGTCGATTCTGAAAGACCGCGAGGGAAATATCTGGGCAGGTACCGAGGGCGGCGGCGTAAGCCGTTTCCGTGATTTAGGTTTTGAACAGTATACCATTAAACGCGGCCTCAGCGATAATGTCGTGTGGGACATTATGGAGGACAAGAATAATACGATTTGGATTGGCACGTCCAGCGGTTTGGACCGTCTCGATGGTAACGTTGTCACACATGTCCCCGTTGTACCCGGAAAAGCAACGACTTATGTTTTTAGCGTGTTGCAGGATTCCAAAAATACGATTTGGATTGGAACAGACGGGAACGGTGTATACAAAATGGTCGGTCGCAATTTCATCCATCAGAAAGTTTCCAAGGAATTTGATAAAGGCAGCGTCTTAAATATCTTCGAAGACCGCGAGAGTAATATTTGGTTTGGGACCTACGGCGACGGTGTCTATAAATTTGACGGTTCCGGATATGTTCACTACACAACCAAAGACGGATTACTGGACGATGAAGTGTACAGCATTTTTCAATGTGTGAACGGCTCTATTTGGTTCATAGGTGCGAGCGGGGTTACGAAATTTGACGGAAAGGTATTTACCAATGCTTTTCCTGAAGGCCCATTGTCCAAAGGATTGGTTATGGGCATAGCCCAGGGACGCGACAGCGTCCTGTGGATTGGCACTGACCACGGTTTGTATAGTCTTGATGGAAATGATCTGACCGCTTTTACGGAAAACGAAGGAATGTTTTCCAACATCATATTTTCAACGATGTTTGATAATGATGGAAATTTGTGGATCGGACATCACCGTGGTATCTCTAAGCTCGATATACCGTTATACGATTCTACAGGGAAGTTATCGATTAGCAATTACGGAGCGGAAGAAGGGTTGTCGGGAGCAGAGTGCAATCAAAATGGAATCATGAAAGATCATTTGGGAAACGTTTGGTTTGGAACTATCAAAGGCGCTGTTGTATGCCGCCCGGGCAGACGCAGCCAAAACCATCTTGAGACACTCACCCATATCACGGGGTTACGGCTATTTTATGAAACGGCAAACCTGAAACCGTTTTGCGACAGCGTCGATCGTGCGACTCAACTTCCAATGAATCTGCAATTGCCACATAACCGGAATCATTTATCGATTGATTTCCTCGGCATCAACCTGGCCGCTCCTTCCAGAGTACGATACCAATTCAAATTAGACGGACTTGACGAAAAATGGTCCCCACCCACCACGGACAGGAAAGCCGTTTATCCCAACTTACCTCCCGGTGAGTACACGTTTCATGTCAAATCCTGTAATGAATACGGAATGTGGAATGCGCAATCGACCAATTTGAGTTTCGTCATTTTGCCTCCGTTCTGGCGAACCTGGTGGTTTTTCGTCATTGGCGTCCTGTGCTTTCTGGGCATCGGTGTAGCAATCATAAAAGTCCGCGAGATGAACATGCGCAGTAAAGCCGCAGAACTGCTGTCGCTCAATGATAAACTGCGCAAAGAAATATTATCACGAATTCAGACAGAAGCAGCTTTGAGACTAAGTGAAACCAATTTCCGAACCTTTGCCGAAATGCTGCCTGCTGCCATTATGGTCATTCGAAACAACAAGATCATTTACGCCAATCCGCACACTCTCAAATGGAGCGGATGCACTGTCGGAGAACTTGGAGGAATGAATTTCTGGGATATGATTCACCCGGACGATAAAGAACTGGTTCGAACACGTGGTCTCGGACGTCAGCATGGTCAGCAGCTACCAGACCGGTACGAAATTAAAGTCCTTACCAAACAGAAGGAAGTGAATTGGTGCGATATCATAGTGCGCGTTATCGAATATGATTCATTACCTGCTCTTTTGGTTGCAGCCATTGACATCACAGAACGAAAGAAAACCGAAGAAGCCATCCTGAAAGCCCGGAAAATCGAATCACTCGGCATCCTTGCAGGCGGCATTGCGCATGATTTTAATAATGCACTAACTGCAATCATAGGCAACATTTCTCTTGCTAAGGCCAGCGCTCTAAAAACAGATATGCCGAATTTAAGGGACGATCTTATGCGCGCAGAGGCTGCGTCACAAATGGCGCGCTCCCTTACTACCCAGCTCCTAACATTTTCCAAAGGCGGTTCACCGGTTAAGGCAAACACTTCCATCGGCGATCTTTTAAAGGAAACGGTGGCCTTTGTATTATCCGGATCGAATGTGCGTGTTATTTTCGAGATTTCTGATGACCTGAATAATATTGAAGCTGACCGGGGCCAGATCAGCCAGGTGATTCAAAATGTTGTTCTCAATGCGAAACAAGCGATGGCCGAAGGTGGAAAACTCACGATTCGTGCAGAAAACACGGCTGAGGATACGCATATTCCCGGACAACAGGGCGATTTCGTTAAGATTTCCATTCATGATGAGGGCGTCGGAATGTCGGATGATACCATTTCAAGAATGTTTGATCCTTACTTTTCGACAAAAGCTACCGGCAGCGGCCTTGGATTGGCTACCTCTTATTCTATAATAAAAAATCACGGCGGATCCATTTACGCCGAGTCAGAACTCGGAAAAGGCACAAGTTTCTATATATATCTTCCGGTCTCAAAAAATAATGATTCTTTCGAACAGAAAGCGGACATGGGGTCAATTTCCAGCAATGAACGCATTCTAATCATGGACGACGATGAAAATATTCTGAGTATGGCCAGCCGCATGATCGAAAGTTTTGGATTAGAACCCATTTCGTGCAAAGACGTACCTTCAACTGTTGCAACCTATCGCTCGTATAAAGAGGCCGGAAAAGCGTTTGCCGTCGTAATTATGGATTTGACTATTCCGGGAGGCATGGGTGGTCAGGAAGCAGTCAAATTGATTCTTGATTGCGACCCCAAAGCAAAAGTGATCGTTTCAAGCGGCTATTCAGAAGACCCGGTTACGTCAAACTATGCGAGTTATGGTTTTGTCGGCGTTTTACCTAAGCCGTATAATATTGACGATCTCTCGAAGGCAATACAGGATGCGATGAACCGCAGCTAAACGCAACCTGATTCGCAAGGCTGAATGCCGCATCGGGTATCATCGGCTGCCAAAATGGTAAACCCCTCGAATTCGAGGGGTTTTCCATTTAAAGCTATTCGTTTTCTTATTTATTAATAGCGCTACATATCGTCCGCCGTCGGACCGTACATTCCCGGAACTTTTGCATCCAGCATTCGCAATACTACGCCGATCTGTGCGCGGTGATGTATCTCATGGCAAATATATCCGCTCAACAACTCGAACCCCGTTGGTTCCCACACTATTTTACCGCCCATTTCAAATGGATATTTCATATTGAGCTGGGCATCGGTAAACTTCTTCGCTTCGCTAAGTAATCTGCCGGCTGCTG comes from bacterium and encodes:
- a CDS encoding DUF374 domain-containing protein, whose amino-acid sequence is MCFLSYIFCVKRFFLTWFFKITAPVVIFLWFRTLRFGISIGKIPENGILIFWHRHIFAVIAYLLRFSKTSSITALVSGSKDGKMLQSVLKAFHFNVVEGSSSEGGFSSLLHLERSLKADQTILITPDGPKGPPEIIKPGALHVARYSEKPLIAIHVKYSSHWQLKSWDRAVLPIPFSRCEMIFSDPLTLRRESSEIEMTELQNKLELSLHGHQSHSRMEKSLH
- a CDS encoding PAS domain S-box protein, with protein sequence MKIKKRIITMRFWFFLLCALSNFAIAQNFITYSVEAGLAQSQVNSIWQDRSGYLWLGTYGGGVSRFDGSRFKTFGVVDGLPDNTVYSICEDKNGNLWFGTYNGMSKFDGSTFTNYSIKDGLPNKHIFRIIKDRNHVIWIGTGVGVSRLDGSTFTNYNDKDGLTGGAVHAILEDKDGQMWFGTEKSGVFRYDGSRFIQIAGESELGDNYVNCLAQDSIGIIWIGTYAGGLASYDGKKFNRYPQFSSTVWAVLTDRDNHMWIGTRDGLIHYDYKTHVTYTMDNGLGNNSVWSILKDREGNIWAGTEGGGVSRFRDLGFEQYTIKRGLSDNVVWDIMEDKNNTIWIGTSSGLDRLDGNVVTHVPVVPGKATTYVFSVLQDSKNTIWIGTDGNGVYKMVGRNFIHQKVSKEFDKGSVLNIFEDRESNIWFGTYGDGVYKFDGSGYVHYTTKDGLLDDEVYSIFQCVNGSIWFIGASGVTKFDGKVFTNAFPEGPLSKGLVMGIAQGRDSVLWIGTDHGLYSLDGNDLTAFTENEGMFSNIIFSTMFDNDGNLWIGHHRGISKLDIPLYDSTGKLSISNYGAEEGLSGAECNQNGIMKDHLGNVWFGTIKGAVVCRPGRRSQNHLETLTHITGLRLFYETANLKPFCDSVDRATQLPMNLQLPHNRNHLSIDFLGINLAAPSRVRYQFKLDGLDEKWSPPTTDRKAVYPNLPPGEYTFHVKSCNEYGMWNAQSTNLSFVILPPFWRTWWFFVIGVLCFLGIGVAIIKVREMNMRSKAAELLSLNDKLRKEILSRIQTEAALRLSETNFRTFAEMLPAAIMVIRNNKIIYANPHTLKWSGCTVGELGGMNFWDMIHPDDKELVRTRGLGRQHGQQLPDRYEIKVLTKQKEVNWCDIIVRVIEYDSLPALLVAAIDITERKKTEEAILKARKIESLGILAGGIAHDFNNALTAIIGNISLAKASALKTDMPNLRDDLMRAEAASQMARSLTTQLLTFSKGGSPVKANTSIGDLLKETVAFVLSGSNVRVIFEISDDLNNIEADRGQISQVIQNVVLNAKQAMAEGGKLTIRAENTAEDTHIPGQQGDFVKISIHDEGVGMSDDTISRMFDPYFSTKATGSGLGLATSYSIIKNHGGSIYAESELGKGTSFYIYLPVSKNNDSFEQKADMGSISSNERILIMDDDENILSMASRMIESFGLEPISCKDVPSTVATYRSYKEAGKAFAVVIMDLTIPGGMGGQEAVKLILDCDPKAKVIVSSGYSEDPVTSNYASYGFVGVLPKPYNIDDLSKAIQDAMNRS